TCTTCGACGGTGGCCCATTCTTCATCGGGGATGGTGGTGAGCTGCATCTTGTCGCCGTTGACGCGCAGGGAGGCTTCGCCGCCCCAGTACCACCACTGGCGGTAGTAGTGGGATTGATCGCAGCAGACGCGGAACAGCGTTTGCAGATCTTCCGGCAGTTCGTTCCAGCGGTCCATGTTGGCAAAGAAGCTGCCCGCCCAGGCGCCGGAGATGTTGTTGGTGAGGAAGTAGTTCGTCACGTCGGCCCAGCCGACGGTGTAATCCTCGGTGATGCCGGACCAGGCGATGCCGTCCAGTTCGCCGGTTTGCACGGCAACCTCGATGTCTTCCCACGGCAGGGTCACCGGCACCACGCCGAATTGGGCCAGGAAGCGGCCGGCGGTGGGGAACGTGAAGACGCGTTTGCCTTTCAGATCCTCCAGCGAGTTGATCGGATCCTTGGTGGCGAAGTGGCAGGGATCCCAGGCGCCTGCGGAGATGTGTTTCACGCCAACTTTGGAATACTCCGCGTCCCAGATCTCGTTCAGGCCGTATTGGTTGAACAGCACCGGCACATCGAGGCTGTATCGGGAGGCGAAGGGGAAGTAGCCGCCGAAGACGGTGACTTCG
The sequence above is drawn from the Pseudoruegeria sp. SHC-113 genome and encodes:
- a CDS encoding TRAP transporter substrate-binding protein, which translates into the protein MTTRRKLLQGAALAPAAALATPALAQGKITWRMQTYAGPALAAHVIDPAIQMFNKIAGDRMEIELFYADQLVPTGELFRAMQKGTIDAVQSDDDSMASPTEVTVFGGYFPFASRYSLDVPVLFNQYGLNEIWDAEYSKVGVKHISAGAWDPCHFATKDPINSLEDLKGKRVFTFPTAGRFLAQFGVVPVTLPWEDIEVAVQTGELDGIAWSGITEDYTVGWADVTNYFLTNNISGAWAGSFFANMDRWNELPEDLQTLFRVCCDQSHYYRQWWYWGGEASLRVNGDKMQLTTIPDEEWATVEDAAVKFWDEIAAESETKAKVVEIFKKYNADMQKAGRPYRYG